In one window of Solanum pennellii chromosome 2, SPENNV200 DNA:
- the LOC107011721 gene encoding probable inactive leucine-rich repeat receptor-like protein kinase At3g03770 yields MAFFKIFVIVLVICAFFIANTYQLQSYEIQALLQLRKHLEYPVQLDVWENYHGDFCSLTSTLHMSITCQHNSVTELKIKGDKLVKLNEFHGFAIPNQTLSEGFSIDSFVTTLTRLRSLKVLTLVSLGIWGPLPDKIHRLASLELLDMSSNFLFGSVPFQMSRLIKLHTLTLDGNFFNETFPDWFDSLHNLTILSLKNNRLKGQFPSTMSKITTLTDIVLSHNVLSGKLPDLTPLSKLLLLDLRENHLDSELPPLPKRLTTLLLSSNIFTGEIPVEFGTLNQLQHLDLSNNSLSGMLPDGLFSLSSISYLNLASNVLSGSLPSHLNCGGELGFVDISDNRLVGVLPSCLNTISDKRIVKVGGNCLSLDTQYQHSEGYCKQANSDKKRITGKGIALLTGVIGGIVIVVVFLLVVLLIFRRKRHAHNMVDKHIPPKVVQNTQPTVPSGLLVNARVISQVANTGSQGAPSYRVFSMEELLEATENFDQSALLGEGSVGKIYKGRLENGAYIAVRSLNVYRRYSNRNLKLRLDLLSKFRHPHLVSLLGHCIDGGAPDDSTVPRIFLIYEYISNGNFRAHLSENSSRKILKWSDRLSVLIGVAKAVHFLHTGVVPSSFSNRLKTSNILLDEHNMAKLSDFGMSILMEESEKAKGDDVTSWHMTKKEDDVYNFGFILLESLVGPSVSGKGEAFLMNEMASFGSQDGRRRIVDPIVLATSSNESLSIVISITNKCISTESSTRPSFEDVLWNLQYAAQVQATADADQKSDATSPT; encoded by the exons ATGGctttcttcaagatttttgtgATAGTATTGGTTATTTGCGCTTTCTTTATAGCAAATACTTATCAGTTACAGTCCTATGAAATTCAAGCTCTTCTTCAGTTGAGGAAGCACTTGGAATATCCAGTTCAGTTGGATGTTTGGGAGAATTACCATGGAGATTTTTGCAGCTTGACTTCAACACTGCATATGAGCATTACCTGTCAACATAACTCTGTTACTGAACTCAAAATCAAAGGAGATAAGTTAGTTAAGTTAAATGAGTTTCATGGATTTGCAATTCCAAACCAAACATTATCCGAAGGTTTCTCCATTGATTCTTTTGTTACCACATTGACAAGGTTACGTAGCTTAAAGGTTCTTACTTTAGTTTCTCTTGGTATTTGGGGACCCCTTCCTGATAAAATTCATAGGTTAGCTTCACTTGAACTTTTGGATATGAGTTCAAATTTTCTATTTGGTTCTGTTCCTTTTCAGATGTCAAGATTGATTAAGCTTCATACTTTGACATTAGATGGCAACTTTTTCAATGAAACTTTCCCTGATTGGTTTGATTCATTACACAATCTTACTATATTAAGCTTGAAGAACAACAGGTTGAAGGGTCAGTTTCCTTCTACAATGTCTAAAATCACAACCCTCACTGACATTGTTCTGTCACACAATGTGCTTTCTGGTAAATTGCCCGATTTAACGCCCTTGTCTAAGTTGCTTTTGTTGGATTTAAGGGAAAATCATTTGGATTCTGAACTGCCACCCTTGCCAAAAAGACTTACCACACTTCTTCTTAGCAGTAACATTTTTACGGGTGAAATCCCAGTAGAATTTGGCACACTAAATCAACTTCAACACCTTGACCTGTCGAATAATTCTCTCAGTGGAATGCTTCCTGATGGCTTATTCTCTTTGTCTAGCATTAGTTACTTGAATTTAGCATCTAATGTTCTTAGTGGTTCACTTCCTAGCCATCTAAATTGTGGGGGTGAACTTGGTTTTGTTGATATTTCTGATAATAGATTAGTTGGTGTGCTTCCTTCTTGCTTGAACACCATATCAGATAAGCGAATTGTTAAGGTTGGTGGAAATTGCTTGTCTCTTGACACTCAATATCAGCATTCAGAGGGCTATTGCAAACAAGCAAATTCGGATAAGAAACGAATTACAGGAAAAGGAATAGCATTATTAACAGGTGTTATTGGGGGGATTGTAATTGTTGTGGTGTTTCTGTTAGTTGTGCTTCTCATCTTCCGTAGAAAACGACATGCGCATAACATGGTGGATAAGCACATCCCTCCGAAAGTTGTGCAAAATACACAGCCCACGGTTCCCTCTGGACTCCTAGTAAATGCCA GAGTCATTTCTCAAGTGGCAAACACAGGATCACAAGGTGCCCCATCATATCGAGTGTTCTCCATGGAAGAATTGCTAGAAGCAACAGAAAATTTTGATCAGTCAGCATTACTTGGTGAAGGGTCAGTTGGAAAA ATTTACAAGGGAAGATTAGAGAATGGAGCTTACATTGCTGTAAGGTCACTAAATGTGTACAGAAGATACTCTAACCGGAACCTCAAACTGCGATTGGACTTACTGTCAAAGTTTCGTCACCCCCATTTAGTTAGCCTCCTGGGTCACTGCATTGATGGTGGAGCACCTGATGATTCAACTGTCCCCCgaatttttctcatttatgaATATATCTCTAATGGAAACTTTCGTGCTCATCTATCAG AAAATAGTTCAAGAAAGATCCTCAAGTGGTCAGACAGGTTGTCAGTGCTGATTGGTGTTGCCAAGGCAGTGCACTTTCTTCACACAGGTGTAGTTCCTTCTTCATTTAGCAACCGCTTGAAGACGAGTAACATATTGCTTGATGAGCATAACATGGCAAAACTAAGTGATTTTGGGATGTCCATTCTTATGGAAGAAAGTGAAAAG GCAAAAGGAGATGACGTCACCTCCTG GCATATGACAAAGAAAGAGGACGATGTTTATAACTTTGGTTTCATATTACTGGAATCGCTGGTTGGCCCTTCTGTCAGTGGAAAAGGAGAAGCATTTTTGATGAATGAAATG GCATCCTTTGGTAGCCAAGATGGTCGACGCAGAATTGTGGATCCAATAGTGCTAGCCACTAGCTCCAATGAGTCTTTGTCAATTGTAATATCCATCACCAACAAATGCATATCTACAGAGTCGTCAACTCGGCCCTCGTTTGAGGATGTTCTGTGGAACCTACAATATGCTGCTCAAGTTCAAGCTACAGCTGATGCAGATCAGAAATCCGATGCTACTTCACCGACATAA
- the LOC107011338 gene encoding uncharacterized protein LOC107011338, whose protein sequence is MVSGLRAKTRKGPSVQVDYLIHIQEIKPWPPSQSLKSVRAIVIQWENGDRNGSTSKVVPFLGAGVGDGRIEFNESFKLPVTLLKEISNKGGDGNSFQKNCIEFNLYEPRRDKTVKGQPLGTAVINLAEYGVIKEGLNVSAPINCTRAYRNTTQALLFLKIQPFEKGRVSSSSSSHILTREVSIDRNGVESLSTLTSEECAEEAEIASFTDDDGSSHSSVAISSSANGSNCGSLPQGEDEAEGVKSNPGQHEDEHLLHSKKKSVDLDEKQVVKSLSDLKESPSPSSTDLSSDLAWLSRKIGGSGSNKFSTSSENEITENSQNPRVMTKHVEPEKILANSESDGEIYTPQKSDEGRLNSHLDQEGFPVSHITDESKCFMNSASHFSSSENADNASTPIVDRHEDVIDIVTKNGSYEGENSENYQERRQESGVYNIENYQENGKVQEIVEEEDSEDAMKNDSEESDVNSTDSENASTPLGNRHEDARAVVTKSGSCEGENSENYQERENYQENEQVQEIVEEEESEDAMKNVSEESDVNSTDTDSYGAKSSILNNERLKHVKSVRSSAEPNRVRGSVRGNQLLAQDKLISTQGLGNEWKDRNVHSTILLESKLHKLEQRVKMAEGELREAAAIEVGLYSVVAEHGSSTNKVHAPARRLSRFYFHACKDDSLLKRGSAAKSAVSGLILVARACGNDVPRLTFWLSNSVVLRATISKFQRQLCLPHATETILGEAVSKDKKKISSPLKWETFSSNVIKDDFCESFGNWEDPRTFTRALQRTEAWIFSLIVESIWWQTLTPHMQSGAAKEIRESMNSLISKVYRRTATSDNEEHGSYSSELWKKAFKDACERICPVRAGGHECGCLRFLSKLIMEQCVARLDVAMFNAILRESADEIPSDPISDPISDADVLPIPAGQASFGAGAQLKNTVGNWSRWLTDLFDIDDGESLKNSNEENGSKELDTSAKSFYLLNALSDLMMLPKDMLLSRTMRKEVCPALGPLLIRRVLNIFVPDEFCCDSIPEAVFEVLSEEPSEAEGDSVTNYPCTAAPVAYMPPPIASVAGMLGDGCSYSMLTRSASSVLKKSYTSDEELELLDSPLNFIINDGTEASHSLVKQSSMPKSSGRQRYQLLREVWNNSE, encoded by the exons ATGGTTTCCGGACTGAGGGCGAAAACTAGGAAAGGTCCCTCAGTTCAAGTAGATTATCTAATTCATATTCAGGAGATcaaaccttggcctccctcgcAGTCATTGAAGTCGGTTCGTGCTATTGTGATCCAATGGGAAAATGGAGATAGGAACGGTTCTACTAGTAAAGTTGTTCCATTTTTAGGCGCTGGTGTTGGTGATGGAAGAATTGAGTTCAATGAGTCCTTTAAACTACCTGTGACACTACTGAAGGAAATTTCTAATAAAGGGGGTGATGGAAAcagttttcaaaaaaattgcatTGAGTTCAACTTGTATGAACCCCGACGTGACAAGACAGTCAAAGGTCAACCCTTAGGAACTGCTGTTATCAATTTGGCTGAATATGGTGTTATTAAGGAGGGTTTGAATGTAAGTGCCCCTATTAATTGCACAAGGGCTTATAGGAACACTACACAGGCCCTTCTCTTCCTGAAAATCCAGCCATTTGAGAAAGGTCGCGTCAGCTCCTCATCTTCAAGTCACATTTTAACGAGGGAAGTGTCAATAGACCGTAATGGTGTTGAATCTCTGTCTACATTGACAAGTGAAGAATGTGCTGAGGAAGCTGAGATTGCCTCATTTACCGATGATGATGGTTCCTCGCACTCATCAGTTGCTATTTCTTCTTCAGCTAATGGATCGAACTGTGGTTCACTACCACAAGGAGAG GATGAAGCTGAGGGAGTGAAAAGTAATCCTGGACAACATGAAGATGAACATCTCctacattcaaagaaaaaatctgtAGATTTGGATGAGAAGCAAGTGGTGAAATCATTATCTGATTTGAAGGAAAGTCCATCTCCCTCTTCAACTGATTTGTCTTCTGACTTGGCATGGCTCTCAAGGAAAATAGGTGGTAGTGGTAGCAATAAATTCTCAACCTCAAGTGAGAATGAAATAACTGAAAACTCTCAGAATCCGCGGGTGATGACCAAACATGTTGAACCAGAAAAAATACTGGCTAACAGTGAAAGTGATGGTGAAATATATACTCCTCAAAAATCTGATGAAGGGAGGCTCAATAGTCATCTAGATCAAGAAGGCTTTCCAGTTTCACATATCACAGATGAGAGTAAATGCTTTATGAACTCAGCAAGTCATTTCTCCAGTTCTGAGAATGCTGATAATGCTTCTACTCCTATTGTGGATAGGCATGAGGATGTGATAGATATTGTTACCAAAAATGGTTCTTATGAGGGTGAAAACAGTGAGAATTATCAAGAGAGGAGGCAAGAATCTGGTGTCTATAATATAGAGAATTATCAGGAAAATGGAAAAGTACAAGAAATTGTCGAAGAGGAAGACAGTGAGGATGCTATGAAGAATGACTCAGAAGAAAGTGACGTAAATTCTACTGACTCTGAGAATGCTTCTACTCCTCTTGGAAATAGGCATGAAGATGCGAGAGCTGTTGTTACCAAGAGTGGTTCTTGTGAGGGTGAAAACAGTGAGAATTATCAAGAGAGGGAGAACTATCAGGAAAATGAACAAGTACAAGAAATAGTCGAAGAGGAAGAAAGTGAGGATGCTATGAAGAATGTCTCAGAAGAAAGTGATGTAAATTCTACTGACACGGACAGTTATGGAGCAAAGAGTAGTATCCTGAATAATGAGAGATTAAAGCATGTAAAGTCAGTTAGGTCATCAGCAGAACCTAATAGAGTAAGAGGGTCTGTCAGGGGCAATCAACTTTTAGCACAAGATAAATTGATTAGTACTCAAGGTTTAGGAAATGAGTGGAAAGATCGAAATGTGCATTCAACAATTCTTTTGGAAAGCAAACTCCATAAGTTGgagcaaagagtaaagatgGCAGAAGGAGAATTGAGAGAAGCTGCTGCAATTGAAGTTGGCCTCTACTCGGTTGTTGCAGAGCATGGGAGTTCCACAAATAAGGTTCATGCTCCTGCTAGACGTCTGTCGAGGTTCTATTTCCATGCCTGTAAAGATGACTCTCTATTGAAAAGGGGATCTGCTGCTAAAAGTGCTGTCTCTGGATTAATTTTGGTTGCAAGAGCATGTGGAAATGATGTTCCAAG GTTAACTTTCTGGTTATCAAATTCGGTGGTGCTGAGAGCAACTATAAGCAAATTCCAGCGGCAGCTGTGTTTGCCCCATGCTACTGAAACTATTCTTGGAGAGGCTGTTTCCAAGGACAAGAAGAAGATATCTTCTCCACTAAAGTGGGAGACTTTTTCCAGCAATGTTATAAAGGATGATTTTTGTGAAAGTTTTGGTAATTGGGAGGACCCTCGTACATTTACGAGAGCACTTCAGAGAACAGAGGCCTGGATATTCTCCCTTATCGTTGAATCTATTTGGTGGCAG actCTCACTCCACATATGCAATCTGGTGCTGCAAAAGAAATCCGCGAAAGTATGAATTCTTTGATAAGCAAAGTTTATAGAAGGACAGCAACTTCAGATAATGAAGAGCATGGAAGTTATTCTTCAGAGCTTTGGAAGAAAGCCTTCAAGGATGCATGTGAAAGGATTTGCCCTGTTAGAGCTGGAGGGCACGAGTGTGGTTGTTTGCGTTTTCTATCTAAACTG ATAATGGAACAATGTGTGGCTAGACTGGATGTAGCTATGTTCAATGCAATCCTTCGAGAGTCTGCTGATGAGATTCCTTCAGATCCTATATCAGACCCTATTAGTGATGCCGATGTTCTTCCTATTCCAGCTGGACAGGCTAGTTTTGGGGCGGGGGCACAACTGAAAAATACG GTTGGGAATTGGTCCAGATGGCTTACTGACCTTTTCGACATTGATGATGGGGAATCACTAAAAAATAGTAATGAAGAGAATGGGAGTAAAGAACTTGACACCTCTGCAAAGTCTTTCTACCTTCTAAATGCATTGAGTGATCTTATGATGCTTCCAAAGGATATGCTTTTAAGCAGGACAATGAGAAAAGAG GTATGTCCGGCACTTGGTCCATTGCTAATAAGAAGGGTTCTTAATATATTTGTTCCAGATGAGTTTTGTTGTGATTCAATACCTGAAGCTGTATTTGAAGTTCTCTCAGAG GAACCTTCTGAGGCTGAGGGTGATTCTGTTACAAACTATCCATGCACAGCAGCTCCTGTGGCTTATATGCCACCTCCAATAGCTTCAGTAGCTGGTATGTTGGGCGATGGTTGTAGCTATTCTATGTTGACACGAAGTGCATCTTCAGTGCTCAAAAAGTCATACACAAGTGATGAGGAACTTGAGCTATTGGATTCACCGTTGAATTTTATCATTAATGATGGCACTGAAGCTTCACATTCTTTAGTAAAACAGAGTTCCATGCCAAAAAGTAGTGGAAGGCAGAGGTACCAACTCCTTCGGGAGGTTTGGAATAACAGTGAGTAA